A single genomic interval of Dysidea avara chromosome 6, odDysAvar1.4, whole genome shotgun sequence harbors:
- the LOC136258739 gene encoding CAP-Gly domain-containing linker protein 1-like isoform X1: MDCNGVQSTNDVLRRLHVLFRRCLNFQSISPHLRSRNLLTDHEWQVISEKGNSEDQVDQLLKYLPQKGGSCLHALIKCLQSSLDHAGHQDILVELQKQPELRVKEDFIKAVGTINSMYFDQIITIDQLESRLEEINEQVKRKNQENESLKKELDELKQSQVNHDSHIKKLEDQLSAKDAQIQCLTEQFDLRGSISDSSCEDEYFNTLTETSIPIEESNPVFENLQNGGAQVTSLDASYYSNSPCPSRKRSCSDVTQLIKHPPGAQNSSIENKLKSYQRSMTTYHKKFHKLRSAKAMLVKTKEELENELFHLKDELDAASFARHGSVRQNLSYSSLESTEAEQLLQDPFEESFERKSSTSSRSRIGTFASYFTPKKSSAVKKTSKNSSASLEHEATEVFTPNKVPDSSPENASEPLYQGWLLKEGGQKKYWRKRWCVLSSHFFFYFEGKDDPAMKKRPVGILPITPEMEVSEYARDDLFEIADKTRGYMKSCKLDKSKGGYVQGHHAVYKFQANTNCEKERWVASFKKVLENLKQHNV; the protein is encoded by the exons ATGGATTGTAACGGTGTGCAGTCTACGAATGATGTGTTGAGACGATTACACGTCTTGTTCAGAAGATGCCTTAACTTTCAGTCGATCTCTCCTCATCTTCGATCGCGCAATTTACTGACAGACCACGAGTGGCAAGTTATTTCTGAGAAAGGCAACTCCGAAGACCAAGTAGATCAACTACTTAAGTACTTGCCACAAAAAGGAGGAAGCTGTTTACACGCACTGATCAAATGTCTCCAGTCTTCACTAGATCATGCCGGCCACCAAGATATTCTTGTTGAGTTGCAGAAACAACCTGAGCTACGAGTAAAG GAAGATTTTATAAAAGCAGTTGGTACAATTAATAGCATGTACTTTGATCAGATAATAACAATAGATCAATTGGAATCAAGGCTTGAAGAAATAAATGAACAAGTCAAAAGGAAAAATCAAGAGAATGAGTCATTAAAAAAGGAGCTTGATGAGTTGAAGCAGTCACAGGTGAACCATGATAGCCACATTAAGAAATTGGAAGATCAGCTGTCAGCTAAAGATGCTCAAATTCAGTGTTTAACTGAGCAGTTTGATTTGCGAGGTTCTATCAGTGATAGTAGTTGTGAGGATGAGTACTTTAATACACTAACTGAGACTAGTATCCCAATAGAAGAATCAAATCCTGTATTTGAAAATTTGCAGAATGGAGGAGCCCAAGTTACAAGTCTTGACGCCTCCTACTATTCAAACTCTCCATGTCCATCACGAAAAAGAAGTTGTTCTGATGTTACACAGTTGATAAAG CATCCACCAGGAGCACAGAATAGCTCAATTGAAAACAAGCTGAAAAGTTATCAGAGAAGCATGACAACATATCACAAGAAGTTTCACAAGCTAAGGAGTGCAAAAGCAATGCTAGTCAAGACAAAAGAGGAACTGGAGAATGAGTTGTTTCACTTGAAGGATGAACTGGATGCTGCATCCTTTGCAAGACATGGAAGTGTTCGTCAGAATCTCTCATACTCCAGCCTAGAATCGACAGAAGCAGAA CAACTTTTGCAAGATCCTTTTGAAGAGTCTTTTGAGAGAAAAAGCTCAACCTCCAGTCGATCACGAATAGGAACTTTTGCTTCTTACTTCACTCCTAAG AAGAGCAGTGCAGTTAAAAAGACAAGCAAAAACAGTAGTGCATCACTTGAGCATGAAGCAACAGAAGTATTCACGCCTAACAAG GTACCTGATTCATCTCCGGAAAATGCTAGTGAGCCACTTTACCAAGGATGGCTACTCAAAGAAG gtGGTCAGAAAAAGTACTGGAGGAAAAGATGGTGTGTGTTATCATCTCATTTCTTTTTTTACTTTGAAGGAAAAGAT GATCCTGCAATGAAAAAAAGGCCAGTAGGAATTCTACCAATCACACCAGAAATGGAAGTCAGTGAATATGCCAGAGAT GACTTGTTTGAAATAGCTGATAAAACAAGAGGCTATATGAAGTCATGCAAACTTGATAAGAGCAAAGGAGGTTATGTTCAAG GACATCATGCAGTATACAAGTTTCAAGCTAATACTAATTGTGAAAAGGAAAGATGGGTTGCATCCTTTAAAAAAGTACTTGAAAACCTGAAACAACACAATGTTTGA
- the LOC136258739 gene encoding CAP-Gly domain-containing linker protein 1-like isoform X2, protein MDCNGVQSTNDVLRRLHVLFRRCLNFQSISPHLRSRNLLTDHEWQVISEKGNSEDQVDQLLKYLPQKGGSCLHALIKCLQSSLDHAGHQDILVELQKQPELRVKEDFIKAVGTINSMYFDQIITIDQLESRLEEINEQVKRKNQENESLKKELDELKQSQVNHDSHIKKLEDQLSAKDAQIQCLTEQFDLRGSISDSSCEDEYFNTLTETSIPIEESNPVFENLQNGGAQVTSLDASYYSNSPCPSRKRSCSDVTQLIKHPPGAQNSSIENKLKSYQRSMTTYHKKFHKLRSAKAMLVKTKEELENELFHLKDELDAASFARHGSVRQNLSYSSLESTEAEQLLQDPFEESFERKSSTSSRSRIGTFASYFTPKSSAVKKTSKNSSASLEHEATEVFTPNKVPDSSPENASEPLYQGWLLKEGGQKKYWRKRWCVLSSHFFFYFEGKDDPAMKKRPVGILPITPEMEVSEYARDDLFEIADKTRGYMKSCKLDKSKGGYVQGHHAVYKFQANTNCEKERWVASFKKVLENLKQHNV, encoded by the exons ATGGATTGTAACGGTGTGCAGTCTACGAATGATGTGTTGAGACGATTACACGTCTTGTTCAGAAGATGCCTTAACTTTCAGTCGATCTCTCCTCATCTTCGATCGCGCAATTTACTGACAGACCACGAGTGGCAAGTTATTTCTGAGAAAGGCAACTCCGAAGACCAAGTAGATCAACTACTTAAGTACTTGCCACAAAAAGGAGGAAGCTGTTTACACGCACTGATCAAATGTCTCCAGTCTTCACTAGATCATGCCGGCCACCAAGATATTCTTGTTGAGTTGCAGAAACAACCTGAGCTACGAGTAAAG GAAGATTTTATAAAAGCAGTTGGTACAATTAATAGCATGTACTTTGATCAGATAATAACAATAGATCAATTGGAATCAAGGCTTGAAGAAATAAATGAACAAGTCAAAAGGAAAAATCAAGAGAATGAGTCATTAAAAAAGGAGCTTGATGAGTTGAAGCAGTCACAGGTGAACCATGATAGCCACATTAAGAAATTGGAAGATCAGCTGTCAGCTAAAGATGCTCAAATTCAGTGTTTAACTGAGCAGTTTGATTTGCGAGGTTCTATCAGTGATAGTAGTTGTGAGGATGAGTACTTTAATACACTAACTGAGACTAGTATCCCAATAGAAGAATCAAATCCTGTATTTGAAAATTTGCAGAATGGAGGAGCCCAAGTTACAAGTCTTGACGCCTCCTACTATTCAAACTCTCCATGTCCATCACGAAAAAGAAGTTGTTCTGATGTTACACAGTTGATAAAG CATCCACCAGGAGCACAGAATAGCTCAATTGAAAACAAGCTGAAAAGTTATCAGAGAAGCATGACAACATATCACAAGAAGTTTCACAAGCTAAGGAGTGCAAAAGCAATGCTAGTCAAGACAAAAGAGGAACTGGAGAATGAGTTGTTTCACTTGAAGGATGAACTGGATGCTGCATCCTTTGCAAGACATGGAAGTGTTCGTCAGAATCTCTCATACTCCAGCCTAGAATCGACAGAAGCAGAA CAACTTTTGCAAGATCCTTTTGAAGAGTCTTTTGAGAGAAAAAGCTCAACCTCCAGTCGATCACGAATAGGAACTTTTGCTTCTTACTTCACTCCTAAG AGCAGTGCAGTTAAAAAGACAAGCAAAAACAGTAGTGCATCACTTGAGCATGAAGCAACAGAAGTATTCACGCCTAACAAG GTACCTGATTCATCTCCGGAAAATGCTAGTGAGCCACTTTACCAAGGATGGCTACTCAAAGAAG gtGGTCAGAAAAAGTACTGGAGGAAAAGATGGTGTGTGTTATCATCTCATTTCTTTTTTTACTTTGAAGGAAAAGAT GATCCTGCAATGAAAAAAAGGCCAGTAGGAATTCTACCAATCACACCAGAAATGGAAGTCAGTGAATATGCCAGAGAT GACTTGTTTGAAATAGCTGATAAAACAAGAGGCTATATGAAGTCATGCAAACTTGATAAGAGCAAAGGAGGTTATGTTCAAG GACATCATGCAGTATACAAGTTTCAAGCTAATACTAATTGTGAAAAGGAAAGATGGGTTGCATCCTTTAAAAAAGTACTTGAAAACCTGAAACAACACAATGTTTGA